A stretch of DNA from Anaerobacillus isosaccharinicus:
GTGGCAGCCATCGAGCTAGCAAATCAAGTGGCATCTCTCCAGTTAACATTGGACGACAAAATTAGGGAGTCAAGCTTGATTGAGGGGCATCCTGATAATGCAGCAGCTTCAGTCTGCGGCGGCCTTGTTATCGGTTCTCATAGCGAAATTGAAACGTTTGTTATGCAGGCAAAAGTAAAGAGCGTAGATATTATCATGATGGTTCCATCACAACAATTGTTAACAAAAAAAGCTCGAGGAGTCCTCCCTACTAGTGTAGATTTTTCTGAGGCTGTTTTAGCTAGTAGCATTAGTAATGTACTTGTTGGTGCTTTATTAACGAATAATTGGCCACTAGCGGGTGAAATGATGGTTAGGGACCTATTCCACCAACCGCACCGTTTAGGGCTTGTGCCAGGGCTACAAGAAATAATTGCAACGATTAAGAATTATGGTGCCTACGGGGCAGCTTTAAGTGGAGCAGGTCCAACATTAATCGTTTTTGCCCCGCCTGGCAAAGGCGAAGAAGTCGTAGCATCATTAAAAACATCTTTTACCGGCTTTGAGTACGATCAAGTTGAAGTTGACCAATCAGGTGTGAAGGTTGAAGTAGAGTGTAGAGTGTAGAATGTAGAATGTAGAGTGTAGAATTGTGATTTTTTAACAAAGTTTAATTTAAGAAAAACCAGGCTCCGTGCGGAGTCTGGTTTTTACTTTTTGGTCTAGCTTCGAGCGCCAGCGGCTCGAGGTCAAATAACCTGCCAGATAAAAAAGTGAAAAAGCACACTTTTTTCCTGTCAGAACATTTGCTTGTCGCCGCTAAACGGGCGCTTTACGCTTTTCTTATTAAAATACTTGTTCGATTTCTTTAACGCCTGGTACTTCTTCAAGTAAAGCTCTTTCAATACCGGCTTTTAAAGTAATTGTAGAACTTGGGCAAGAACCACAAGCACCAGTT
This window harbors:
- the thrB gene encoding homoserine kinase, translated to MIDQKIIITVPASTANLGPGFDSIGLALNRYLQLEVTKAKAWLFSFVGPNLEGIPQGTDNLIYEIAQQIAKKYDVLLHPCHVTVTSEIPLGKGMGSSAAAIVAAIELANQVASLQLTLDDKIRESSLIEGHPDNAAASVCGGLVIGSHSEIETFVMQAKVKSVDIIMMVPSQQLLTKKARGVLPTSVDFSEAVLASSISNVLVGALLTNNWPLAGEMMVRDLFHQPHRLGLVPGLQEIIATIKNYGAYGAALSGAGPTLIVFAPPGKGEEVVASLKTSFTGFEYDQVEVDQSGVKVEVECRV